The following coding sequences lie in one Rutidosis leptorrhynchoides isolate AG116_Rl617_1_P2 chromosome 4, CSIRO_AGI_Rlap_v1, whole genome shotgun sequence genomic window:
- the LOC139842139 gene encoding F-box/kelch-repeat protein At3g23880-like yields the protein MSDYVPFEIQIEIMSRLPVKSLIQFTSVSKTWRSLINSSKFIGDYTKLHSQRQHLLLRYYYPLHAKHNSFVSIVDDDTFPENKLFLASYDYREVRRYPTLVGSSHGLFCFVGHSDSNKSAMLMDVAVIWNPSIRKTVTIRLQKGFGYNETVGCGVCPNTLEPKIVRLYKDNYNAEVFTLSSMMWRCLPSSNIMLSKKIYIISFIQSNVVIDGFIYWLAYVRSGPFIIVLFDLSMEEFMEIHLPDELGLSRLSDDYINLEIFKLRESLTVIRYEGKARENVYEVWKMEINGVTRSFTKLFNINGPNLLLRSVVLIAYWPSISSTE from the exons ATGTCAGACTATGTACCTTTTGAAATACAAATCGAGATCATGAGCCGGCTTCCAGTTAAATCATTAATTCAATTCACATCAGTTTCAAAAACATGGAGGTCTTTAATAAATAGCTCAAAGTTTATTGGTGATTACACCAAGCTTCATTCTCAGCGGCAACATCTTCTTTTAAGGTATTACTACCCTTTACATGCTAAGCATAATAGTTTTGTTTCGATTGTTGATGATGATACTTTCCCAGAAAATAAGCTTTTTTTGGCAAGTTATGATTACCGTGAGGTACGTCGGTATCCAACTCTGGTTGGTAGCTCACATGGGCTGTTTTGTTTTGTGGGTCATAGTGATTCTAATAAATCTGCTATGTTAATGGATGTGGCTGTCATTTGGAATCCTTCAATAAGAAAAACAGTTACCATTCGTCTGCAAAAAGGTTTTGGATATAATGAGACTGTAGGTTGTGGGGTTTGTCCAAACACACTTGAACCTAAGATAGTACGGCTTTATAAAGATAACTACAATGCTGAGGTTTTTACATTAAGTTCAATGATGTGGAGGTGTCTACCATCAAGTAACATTATGCTTAGTAAGAAGATTTATATAATAAGCTTTATTCAATCCAACGTAGTTATAGATGGGTTTATCTATTGGCTTGCATACGTAAGATCTGGTCCATTTATCATTGTTTTATTTGATTTGTCAATGGAAGAATTTATGGAAATACACCTCCCAGATGAATTAGGGTTATCACGTCTCTCTGACGACTACATTAATTTAGAAATATTCAAGCTTAGGGAGTCTCTTACCGTGATTCGATATGAAGGGAAGGCCAGGGAAAATGTTTATGAAGTGTGGAAGATGGAGATTAATGGTGTAACAAGATCGTTTACCAAACTATTCAACATCAATGGCCCAAACTTATTGTTGAG aTCAGTGGTCTTGATTGCTTACTGGCCTTCTATATCTTCCACTGAGTAA